A single Lolium perenne isolate Kyuss_39 chromosome 6, Kyuss_2.0, whole genome shotgun sequence DNA region contains:
- the LOC127326428 gene encoding sugar transport protein MST1 — protein MPGGGGVLAVVDDAAVAGTASGYSSEITFTVVMSCLMAASGGLIFGYDISITGGLTQMQSFLEAFFPEILEKMNNAQQDAYCIFDSQVLTTFVSSLYLSGVFACLVAGHVTRRVGRRNSMLIGASFFFVGAVLNCAAVNIYMLVIGRILLGFAVGFTNQSAPVYLAEIAPARWRGAFTSIFHLFLNVGMFVADLVNYRANTIARWGWRLSLGVGIIPAAIILVGAVFIPDSPNSLVLRGMVDEARHSLRRIRGRSADVDAELKDIMHAAEEDSRHKTGAFRRILQREYRPHLVMAIAIPLFFELTGMIVVTLFAPLLFYTIGFTSQKAILGSIITDVVSLAAIMVAALSVDRCGRRYLFILGGGVLLVCLVAMTWIFGAELGTNGGKAMPRPYAVAVVALVCVFVAGFGVSWGPLKWIIPSEIFPLEVRSAGQSMSESISLTLTFVQTQSFLAMLCSFKFGSFAYNAAWVVVMTAFIIFFLPETKGVPIEAMGAVWARHWYWKRFVKPVPATEPDKQADGPLET, from the exons ATGCCAGGAGGGGGAGGAGTTCTAGCGGTGGTGGacgacgccgccgtcgccggcaCGGCCTCCGGCTACAGCAGCGAGATAACGTTCACTGTCGTGATGAGCTGCCTCATGGCGGCCTCCGGCGGTCTCATTTTCGGATACGACATCAGTATCACAG GTGGGTTGACGCAGATGCAGTCGTTCCTGGAGGCCTTCTTCCCGGAGATTCTGGAGAAGATGAACAACGCGCAGCAGGACGCGTACTGCATCTTCGACAGCCAGGTCCTGACGACCTTCGTGTCGTCCCTGTACCTCTCCGGCGTGTTCGCGTGCCTGGTCGCCGGCCATGTGACGAGGAGGGTGGGCCGGAGGAACTCCATGCTCATCGgcgcctccttcttcttcgtGGGCGCGGTCCTCAACTGCGCCGCCGTCAACATCTACATGCTGGTCATCGGCCGCATCCTCCTCGGCTTCGCTGTCGGCTTCACGAACCAG TCTGCGCCGGTATACCTGGCGGAGATCGCGCCAGCGCGGTGGCGCGGTGCGTTCACCAGCATCTTCCACCTGTTCCTCAACGTGGGAATGTTCGTGGCAGACCTCGTCAACTACCGCGCCAACACCATCGCGCGCTGGGGCTGGCGCCTGTCCCTCGGCGTGGGGATCATCCCTGCCGCCATCATCCTCGTCGGCGCCGTGTTCATCCCGGACTCGCCCAACAGCCTGGTGCTGCGCGGCATGGTCGACGAGGCCCGCCACTCGCTGCGGCGGATCCGCGGGCGGTCCGCCGACGTGGACGCCGAGCTCAAGGACATCATGCACGCCGCGGAGGAGGACAGCCGCCACAAGACCGGCGCGTTCCGCCGCATCCTGCAGCGCGAGTACCGGCCCCACCTCGTCATGGCGATCGCCATCCCGCTCTTCTTCGAGCTGACGGGCATGATCGTGGTGACGCTCTTCGCGCCGCTGCTCTTCTACACCATCGGGTTCACGAGCCAGAAGGCCATCCTCGGCTCCATCATCACCGACGTCGTCAGCCTCGCGGCCATCATGGTGGCCGCGCTCTCCGTCGACCGCTGCGGGCGCCGCTACCTCTTCATCCTCGGCGGCGGCGTCCTGCTCGTGTGCCTGGTGGCCATGACGTGGATCTTCGGCGCGGAGCTGGGGACCAACGGCGGGAAGGCGATGCCGAGGCCCtacgcggtggcggtggtggcgctgGTGTGCGTGTTCGTCGCGGGCTTCGGCGTGTCGTGGGGGCCGCTCAAGTGGATCATCCCCAGTGAGATCTTCCCGCTGGAGGTGAGGTCGGCGGGGCAGAGCATGAGCGAGTCCATCTCGCTCACGCTCACCTTCGTGCAGACGCAGTCCTTCCTCGCCATGCTCTGCAGCTTCAAGTTCGGCTCTTTCGCATACAACGCCGCCTGGGTCGTCGTCATGACGGcgttcatcatcttcttcctcccggAGACCAAGGGCGTGCCCATAGAGGCCATGGGCGCGGTCTGGGCACGCCACTGGTACTGGAAGCGCTTCGTTAAGCCGGTACCGGCGACGGAGCCAGACAAACAGGCCGACGGGCCGCTTGAAACGTAA